From Arcticibacter tournemirensis, one genomic window encodes:
- a CDS encoding TonB-dependent receptor, giving the protein MQLTSHGKMPGFGRLLPYKLFLVMKLTAILLTITCLQLSANSFSQSISLSGKNLPLEKVLTAIEKQSGYFFFYKYNELKSAKPVTVDLDNVSVAQALEQSFKGQPFKYVIEERTIIVTKKNEKEPVKITPLITVRGKVTDDKGEPLPGATIRVKGSNQATVSDINGVFNIANVEDNAVLVITYTGFAQQEISVNGRAEISISLKEDLQALSEVVVVGYGTQKKVNVTGAVSSIKGEDIQNRPVRNVTSALQGQMAGVTIVSSTAVPGNNSTSIRIRGEGTLNDANPLVVIDGVPGGNMNILNPDDIESVSVLKDAASSSIYGVRGGNGVILVTTKKGAGDQPNIGYSNYFGFQTPTALPKRIGSVEYMTMLNEARSNVGQNPTYTDAQIEIARNGSDPNYYANTDWIDAIMKKSAPQQNHNFSINGGAKNLNYYLSYGFLKEGGLVTGDKYQSKRHNIRARFNTSLFNRLDLDANIGYIDRNYAGSSEDVTSATGPIYAAMQILPLVPVRFTTGGWGYIGGSRNPVAVTTDGGSNDFGSQEVTANLQAKLNITKGLNLRSQYALIRSNSKRTVFNKTINYYSPDDGSLIYQTSPTNSITANDYTNFYQSFLGLAEYERTFAEKNELKLMVAYSREEEITDNFNASRLSLPSQDVPSLNIGTLQQENGASSTQWALQSIFGRLNYIYNKKYLAEGNFRYDGSSRFRKDLRWDWFFSGSLGWIFSEEGFFEPLKSVIDFGKIRASYGSQGNDRVTSSSGGTLNFGYLATISPFQTMPIGNVPQIGYRQNGVANELLRWESSTKQDFGIDLTMLRSRLGITADYYINKTNDILLPVRLPDVLGVGENYPPQNAGKVENKGWELLLSWKDRIKKVNYGLSVNLSDVRNEVTDMGGSNSSPADRVQMVGYPIDAFYGFVADRLAQEADFDYNPATRVYTPRFAYDTQYPPKPGDIILKDLDGDGAITSANDRKVIGSAIPRYTYGFRGNVDWKGIDFQFFLQGVGKAEGLITGSARHAFINEGSMPQSVHLDRWTIDNPDASYPRLTYNQSYNQRLSTYWLEDASYLRLKNIQVGYTFPSSLVQKFRISRLRVYASADNLFTKSDYYYGYDPESPVTSGGYYPQVKTFVFGLNVNLK; this is encoded by the coding sequence ATGCAATTAACTTCTCATGGTAAAATGCCTGGTTTCGGGCGTTTGTTGCCATACAAATTGTTTCTGGTAATGAAACTCACCGCCATTTTATTAACGATCACTTGTCTTCAGCTAAGTGCAAACAGCTTCTCTCAGAGTATCAGCTTGTCGGGCAAAAACCTGCCGCTTGAAAAAGTCCTTACTGCGATTGAGAAGCAAAGCGGTTACTTCTTTTTTTACAAGTATAACGAGCTTAAATCCGCAAAACCTGTAACTGTTGACCTCGACAATGTTTCGGTAGCGCAGGCTTTGGAACAGAGTTTTAAGGGTCAACCTTTTAAGTATGTTATAGAAGAGAGGACGATAATCGTTACGAAGAAGAATGAAAAGGAACCGGTTAAGATAACCCCTTTGATTACTGTCAGGGGAAAGGTAACTGACGATAAAGGAGAACCTCTTCCCGGAGCAACGATACGGGTAAAAGGCTCTAACCAGGCAACCGTTTCAGATATTAACGGTGTGTTTAATATTGCAAATGTTGAGGATAATGCTGTTCTGGTAATTACCTATACCGGTTTTGCCCAGCAGGAGATATCCGTAAATGGCAGGGCAGAGATTTCTATCAGCTTAAAAGAAGATCTCCAGGCCCTGAGCGAAGTTGTGGTAGTAGGGTATGGCACTCAGAAGAAGGTAAACGTAACCGGAGCGGTGAGTTCGATAAAAGGAGAGGATATTCAGAACCGGCCTGTAAGAAACGTTACTTCTGCCTTACAGGGACAAATGGCCGGGGTTACAATCGTCAGCAGTACCGCGGTACCGGGGAATAACTCTACTTCTATACGCATAAGGGGTGAAGGAACGTTGAACGATGCCAACCCGCTGGTCGTTATTGACGGGGTTCCCGGAGGAAATATGAATATTCTGAACCCTGATGATATAGAAAGTGTTTCAGTCCTCAAAGACGCCGCTTCATCATCTATATACGGTGTTCGTGGCGGTAATGGAGTGATCCTGGTCACTACCAAGAAAGGAGCTGGCGATCAGCCTAATATAGGGTATAGCAACTATTTTGGTTTTCAAACGCCGACGGCTTTGCCGAAGAGGATAGGCTCTGTAGAATACATGACTATGCTGAATGAAGCAAGGTCGAATGTGGGACAAAATCCCACTTATACGGATGCACAAATAGAAATTGCGAGGAACGGCTCCGATCCTAATTACTATGCCAACACCGATTGGATCGATGCGATCATGAAGAAAAGCGCACCTCAGCAAAACCACAACTTCAGCATTAATGGAGGCGCAAAAAACCTTAACTATTATCTTTCTTACGGCTTTTTGAAAGAAGGCGGCCTTGTTACAGGCGATAAATATCAATCCAAACGCCACAATATCAGGGCAAGATTTAATACCAGTTTGTTCAACCGGCTCGATCTCGATGCAAATATTGGCTATATCGACCGGAACTACGCAGGATCCTCCGAGGATGTAACCTCAGCAACAGGTCCTATTTATGCGGCAATGCAAATACTTCCGCTGGTTCCCGTGAGATTTACTACAGGAGGATGGGGGTATATAGGGGGCTCTCGTAACCCCGTCGCTGTCACAACAGACGGGGGCTCAAACGACTTTGGATCCCAGGAGGTAACAGCAAATTTGCAGGCGAAACTGAATATTACAAAAGGGCTTAATCTGCGTAGTCAGTACGCCCTGATCAGATCTAATTCAAAACGTACTGTCTTCAACAAGACCATAAATTACTATAGTCCCGACGATGGCTCGCTCATCTATCAGACAAGTCCGACAAACAGTATCACTGCAAACGACTACACCAATTTCTATCAGTCGTTTTTAGGACTTGCAGAATATGAAAGAACCTTTGCTGAGAAGAATGAACTTAAGTTAATGGTGGCGTATTCAAGGGAAGAAGAAATTACGGATAATTTCAATGCAAGTCGCTTGAGTTTACCGTCGCAGGACGTTCCCAGTCTTAATATCGGTACTTTACAACAGGAAAATGGCGCAAGCTCAACACAGTGGGCTCTTCAGTCTATCTTTGGTCGCCTGAATTATATATATAATAAGAAGTATCTGGCGGAAGGTAACTTCCGGTATGACGGGTCATCCCGTTTTCGGAAAGATCTCCGTTGGGACTGGTTTTTCTCGGGTTCTCTCGGATGGATCTTTTCAGAGGAGGGGTTCTTTGAACCTCTGAAGTCGGTGATCGACTTTGGAAAGATCAGGGCGTCTTATGGTAGTCAGGGGAATGACAGGGTGACCAGTTCTTCGGGCGGAACCTTAAACTTTGGGTATCTGGCTACCATTTCTCCATTCCAGACAATGCCTATTGGGAACGTTCCTCAGATTGGATACAGGCAAAACGGAGTGGCAAACGAGTTGCTGCGCTGGGAATCTAGCACCAAGCAGGATTTCGGTATAGATCTGACCATGCTGCGAAGCCGCCTGGGTATCACCGCAGATTATTACATCAATAAAACTAACGATATTCTTCTGCCTGTACGGCTGCCTGACGTTTTGGGGGTTGGTGAGAATTATCCTCCGCAGAACGCCGGTAAGGTTGAAAATAAAGGATGGGAACTGCTTTTGTCATGGAAAGACCGGATAAAGAAGGTGAATTACGGGCTTAGCGTCAACTTGTCGGATGTGAGGAATGAAGTTACCGATATGGGAGGCTCCAATTCTTCTCCTGCCGACAGGGTACAAATGGTAGGCTATCCCATTGATGCCTTTTATGGATTTGTAGCTGACCGTTTGGCGCAGGAAGCGGATTTTGATTACAATCCGGCAACCAGGGTCTACACTCCAAGATTTGCTTATGACACCCAGTATCCGCCCAAGCCCGGCGATATAATCCTCAAGGACCTGGATGGAGATGGTGCGATAACATCTGCCAACGACAGGAAGGTGATCGGAAGTGCTATACCCAGATATACGTATGGCTTCAGGGGAAATGTCGACTGGAAGGGGATTGATTTTCAGTTCTTTCTTCAGGGAGTAGGGAAAGCAGAGGGGTTGATAACGGGTTCAGCCCGCCACGCGTTCATTAATGAGGGGAGCATGCCTCAAAGTGTACATCTTGATCGCTGGACCATCGATAATCCTGATGCCAGCTATCCCCGTCTTACTTACAACCAGTCGTATAATCAGAGACTTTCTACCTACTGGCTGGAAGACGCATCGTATCTCCGCCTAAAGAATATACAGGTAGGATATACGTTTCCATCCTCTCTTGTTCAGAAGTTTAGGATCAGCAGGCTGCGTGTTTATGCATCTGCCGACAACCTCTTTACGAAGTCAGATTATTACTATGGCTACGATCCGGAAAGTCCGGTTACTTCTGGCGGATACTATCCGCAGGTGAAGACTTTTGTTTTTGGTTTGAACGTCAATTTGAAATAA
- a CDS encoding DUF4832 domain-containing protein translates to MKVVKRIYVTVASVGFVLTSFCYGCREKEDSLVDISKVNVTYTESEEDFPNPERGFYRYSETSASNFVPLDASSIKGYRNLQSIENANYQVLSTLLFRYYILDNLKNAAIPVAILNGIKTDMQAIRTAGLKVIPRFVYTVTSNAGNCAEGGICPPYGDASKAVVLNHIAQLKPLLQENADVITCVQFGFIGIWGENYYSDYFGDPSPNGNQQNVLSDQNWQDRIDVLKALLGAVPADRMVQVRYPQFKQRFAYGVHSLISSAALSEQEAFTATDKSRIGYHNDCFLSGSNDVGTFEDYGNNLSPRSSDAAVVNTLRDYMMNDSRFVVVGGETCSDGYSPQNDCEPAGKAQEEFAAMHYSYINAHYNNTVNNDWQDGGCMDNIKRNLGYRLVLESAVLPDNAVRKTEMNITLNIRNKGYAAPYNPRPVQVLLRSKSSGEVITLPFDTDIRRWYSGAIMLQGKLRITGDITPGDYELLLNLPDAYSSLAGKPEYSIRLANKDVWEETTGYNKLNHVVQVK, encoded by the coding sequence ATGAAAGTAGTTAAACGTATATACGTTACCGTAGCCTCTGTTGGGTTTGTCCTGACGTCTTTTTGTTATGGCTGCCGTGAGAAGGAAGATAGTTTGGTTGATATAAGCAAGGTGAATGTTACCTATACAGAAAGCGAAGAGGATTTTCCAAATCCCGAGCGGGGATTTTATCGTTATTCAGAAACTTCAGCCAGCAATTTCGTGCCCCTCGATGCTTCTTCTATTAAGGGCTACCGAAATCTTCAAAGCATTGAAAATGCAAATTACCAGGTACTGAGTACCTTGCTGTTCAGGTATTATATTCTTGATAATCTAAAGAACGCAGCCATCCCTGTTGCTATACTAAACGGCATCAAGACAGATATGCAAGCCATAAGGACGGCCGGACTGAAAGTGATCCCGAGGTTTGTGTACACCGTGACCAGCAATGCGGGAAACTGTGCTGAAGGAGGGATCTGCCCTCCTTACGGTGATGCTTCAAAAGCGGTAGTGCTGAACCATATTGCGCAGCTAAAGCCCTTGTTGCAGGAAAATGCGGACGTAATTACCTGCGTTCAGTTTGGCTTTATAGGGATATGGGGGGAGAACTATTACTCTGACTATTTTGGGGATCCTTCTCCAAACGGGAATCAGCAGAACGTGCTTAGCGATCAGAACTGGCAGGACCGGATCGATGTTTTAAAAGCTTTGCTTGGCGCTGTACCTGCCGACAGGATGGTGCAGGTAAGGTATCCGCAGTTTAAGCAGCGGTTTGCTTATGGAGTTCATTCATTGATCAGTTCGGCAGCGCTCAGCGAGCAGGAGGCATTTACGGCGACCGATAAATCGAGGATAGGATATCATAACGATTGTTTCCTGTCGGGTTCAAACGACGTGGGGACCTTTGAAGACTATGGCAATAACTTGTCTCCCAGAAGCTCTGATGCTGCCGTTGTAAATACATTAAGAGATTATATGATGAACGATAGCCGGTTTGTGGTGGTGGGAGGAGAAACATGCAGTGACGGATACAGTCCGCAGAATGATTGTGAACCAGCGGGAAAAGCCCAGGAAGAATTTGCGGCGATGCATTACAGCTATATCAATGCTCATTATAATAATACAGTGAACAACGATTGGCAGGACGGCGGATGCATGGATAATATTAAGAGAAACCTAGGCTACCGGCTGGTGCTGGAAAGTGCGGTCTTACCGGATAATGCGGTAAGAAAAACGGAAATGAATATCACCCTCAATATCCGCAATAAAGGGTATGCCGCTCCGTATAACCCAAGGCCGGTGCAAGTCCTTCTTCGCAGTAAGAGCTCGGGGGAGGTTATAACACTGCCTTTTGATACGGATATCAGGAGATGGTATTCTGGAGCGATAATGCTGCAGGGCAAGTTGAGAATCACAGGAGATATAACTCCCGGTGACTACGAATTGCTTTTAAACCTTCCCGACGCCTATTCGAGCCTGGCGGGCAAACCCGAATACAGCATCCGCCTGGCAAATAAGGATGTATGGGAAGAGACTACCGGATATAATAAGCTGAATCATGTTGTGCAAGTGAAGTAA
- a CDS encoding FecR family protein → MNIDNKEFLRILEKYRNGQASAEEEDFLHAYYNMFDLKEDPLKSLGESEKNELKKSIRAELKARIDTGTEGTTRKDRFYMRWSAAAAVLILVSSGIWFWVNQTEESAKSPVQSVTIHKQDIAPGTNKAILTLGDGSTIMLDDAVNGVLAKEGGAAINKTKDGEIVYEAGAGQAKRVVTYNMVATPRGGQYQLTLPDGSKVWLNSASSIRFPTVFNGDERKVEITGEVYFEVAKKFKVEGSEFKEQHSERVPFIVMTAEQEVEVLGTHFNINAYADEGETKTTLLEGSVRVTPGRNSVTASKLLVPGQESIVRSGDHATSVRQADIEKAVAWKNGYFKFDREDIQSLMRQVSRWYDVDVEYRGEIPSDEFVGKIKRTAYVSGVLRILELSNVKCRVEGRKIIIGN, encoded by the coding sequence ATGAATATTGACAATAAGGAGTTTCTACGGATCCTGGAAAAGTACAGGAACGGTCAGGCTTCTGCGGAGGAGGAGGATTTCCTTCATGCTTATTATAATATGTTCGACCTTAAAGAGGACCCGCTTAAGTCATTGGGCGAATCTGAAAAGAACGAACTGAAGAAGAGTATCCGTGCTGAATTAAAGGCGCGGATCGATACCGGAACAGAGGGGACAACCAGGAAGGACCGCTTTTATATGCGCTGGTCTGCTGCGGCAGCTGTTTTAATACTTGTTTCGTCAGGTATCTGGTTTTGGGTAAACCAGACAGAGGAAAGTGCTAAGAGTCCCGTTCAATCTGTAACGATCCATAAACAAGATATTGCTCCCGGAACCAACAAGGCCATTCTGACATTAGGCGATGGCTCGACAATAATGCTTGACGACGCAGTAAATGGCGTTCTTGCTAAGGAGGGAGGGGCCGCAATCAACAAGACGAAAGACGGAGAAATTGTCTATGAAGCAGGTGCGGGGCAGGCGAAGCGAGTGGTTACGTATAATATGGTAGCTACTCCGCGGGGAGGACAATATCAGCTTACGCTGCCTGACGGCTCGAAAGTATGGCTTAATTCGGCATCGTCTATCCGCTTCCCGACGGTGTTCAATGGTGATGAGAGGAAAGTAGAGATAACAGGCGAAGTGTATTTTGAAGTAGCGAAGAAGTTTAAAGTTGAGGGTTCAGAGTTTAAAGAACAGCATTCAGAAAGAGTTCCTTTTATCGTAATGACGGCTGAGCAGGAAGTTGAGGTACTGGGAACGCATTTCAACATCAATGCTTATGCGGACGAAGGTGAAACAAAGACCACGCTGCTTGAAGGCTCTGTAAGGGTAACACCCGGCCGGAATTCAGTTACTGCTTCGAAGCTTCTCGTGCCGGGACAGGAATCCATTGTTCGTTCTGGCGATCATGCAACGAGTGTTCGTCAGGCTGATATAGAAAAGGCGGTTGCCTGGAAGAACGGATATTTCAAATTTGACAGAGAAGACATTCAGTCTTTAATGCGCCAGGTGTCCCGCTGGTACGATGTAGATGTAGAATACCGGGGAGAGATCCCTTCGGACGAGTTTGTAGGAAAGATTAAGCGCACGGCTTATGTATCAGGAGTACTGCGCATACTCGAGCTCAGTAACGTAAAATGCCGGGTAGAGGGCAGAAAGATAATTATAGGGAATTAA
- a CDS encoding PKD domain-containing protein has protein sequence MKTFKLMRYILPLVLLAWVLNGCKDEDNEPVVDVIYTLDVEGNQVAFKNETKGVSAYKWEFGDGTNSEEESPVHTYPGKGKYVATLYATTASGQTVEGSTVIRISKSTPVKLKDNTLSDWDNITANVITPTAAGNGIKKVKLDYDGNAVYVYIEVSGNRSDTPVFDFYIDSDNNAGTGYLTGTYPEGGYDILMEGQILEGAFDVFYHYDPQTAFNFDPQSISEAYAVGTVVEENGLLKFECSLQRSKLKFLTGTGLRIAIAAVKSDWSASIGSAPDEGSAGYFLNMDE, from the coding sequence ATGAAGACTTTTAAATTAATGCGATACATCCTGCCCCTGGTATTGCTGGCCTGGGTACTGAATGGCTGCAAGGATGAAGATAATGAACCGGTCGTTGATGTGATCTATACGCTGGATGTCGAGGGCAATCAGGTGGCATTTAAAAATGAAACAAAGGGGGTAAGTGCTTATAAATGGGAATTTGGCGATGGTACAAACTCGGAGGAGGAAAGTCCGGTTCATACCTATCCCGGAAAGGGCAAGTATGTGGCTACGCTGTATGCTACCACCGCTTCGGGCCAAACTGTTGAGGGTTCTACTGTGATCAGGATTTCAAAATCAACACCTGTGAAGCTGAAGGATAATACCCTTTCAGACTGGGACAACATTACGGCTAATGTCATTACGCCAACCGCAGCAGGTAACGGGATCAAAAAAGTGAAGCTGGATTACGATGGCAATGCGGTTTATGTATACATAGAGGTATCAGGAAATAGAAGCGACACTCCGGTCTTCGACTTCTATATTGATTCGGATAATAATGCCGGGACCGGATATCTTACGGGCACCTATCCGGAGGGAGGCTACGATATCCTGATGGAAGGACAAATCCTTGAAGGCGCGTTTGATGTGTTTTATCATTATGATCCGCAGACGGCTTTTAATTTTGACCCTCAATCAATTTCGGAAGCCTATGCGGTTGGGACAGTGGTTGAAGAGAATGGTCTTCTGAAGTTTGAATGCAGTTTGCAAAGAAGCAAACTAAAGTTTCTGACCGGTACAGGTTTGCGGATTGCTATTGCCGCAGTCAAGAGCGACTGGTCGGCTTCAATTGGCAGCGCACCGGATGAAGGGTCTGCCGGTTATTTTTTGAATATGGACGAATAA
- a CDS encoding enterotoxin: MKWRLLFVLIALSAINTVYAQIPYPGKSPGEVQTTSAKDQLSLENNILKMTFSTVGGKLRVAAFTDKSTGAKLSLNLPVFELTFADGKVVSSDAFVLKKKPALVNIPSYDSGSGRPGKAGGRKYQSELEDPKTGINIHWEAILTEDANYIREVITFAVNKTVKLVNISMIKLPGNIGVKAVGTVDGSPLVHKTMFFASEHPMSRVREEKGYISSDLPRLEPLTPGSSFTTSAVWGVTPKGQLRRGFLCYVEKERAMPYRQMLHYNSWYDISWGDRKLNEAVCLDRIKTFGDSLVQKRNVHLKAFLFDDGWDDNKSLWQFNPGFPKGFTELKKAAASYQAGIGVWISPWGGYDEAKEQRLNYGKQQNPPFETNANGFSLSGPVYNKRFNAVTSNFIKEYNVSMFKFDGVGAGNGASGASITYQKDIESFLNLISGMRKTKPDLYFSLTVGTWPSVYWLNYGDAIWRAGEDTGLSGRGTKRQQWINYRDAQTYKNVVKRAPLYPLNSLMNHGICIADNGLPGGLETDNQNVEDEIWSFFGTGTSLQELYINPHKLDSKAWDCLRDAASWAKANEQVLADVHWAGGDPDKEEVYGFAAWRDQKGVLTLRNPSPVEKSFTVNVRQLFEIPGGLGDSYSFYDARLPGGDKLFSGRTAVIKLKPFEVKVMNAMAD, from the coding sequence ATGAAATGGAGGCTTCTGTTTGTATTGATTGCTTTAAGCGCAATCAATACAGTATATGCTCAAATCCCTTATCCCGGAAAGAGTCCGGGCGAGGTGCAGACGACCTCCGCTAAAGATCAGCTCAGTTTAGAAAATAACATTCTGAAGATGACATTTAGTACAGTGGGCGGCAAGTTAAGGGTTGCCGCTTTTACGGATAAGAGTACAGGAGCAAAGCTATCTTTGAATCTTCCTGTATTTGAGCTCACTTTCGCAGACGGGAAAGTTGTTTCGTCAGACGCTTTTGTTTTGAAGAAGAAACCTGCGCTGGTTAATATACCTTCTTATGATTCAGGGTCGGGACGCCCTGGCAAAGCGGGAGGAAGAAAGTATCAATCCGAACTTGAAGATCCCAAAACCGGTATCAATATCCACTGGGAAGCAATATTAACAGAAGACGCAAATTATATACGAGAGGTGATCACCTTCGCTGTAAACAAGACGGTAAAGCTGGTTAATATCAGTATGATTAAGTTACCCGGGAATATTGGTGTTAAAGCAGTTGGCACTGTCGACGGTTCACCCCTTGTTCATAAAACGATGTTTTTTGCTTCCGAGCACCCCATGAGTCGGGTAAGAGAGGAAAAGGGATACATCAGCTCCGATCTGCCAAGGCTCGAACCTTTAACTCCCGGTAGTTCGTTTACTACTTCAGCCGTATGGGGAGTGACCCCGAAAGGACAACTGCGCCGCGGCTTTTTATGTTACGTTGAAAAGGAGCGCGCCATGCCTTACCGGCAGATGCTGCACTATAATTCATGGTATGATATTTCCTGGGGTGACAGGAAGCTGAACGAAGCAGTTTGTCTCGACCGTATAAAGACGTTTGGCGATAGCCTTGTTCAAAAGCGCAATGTGCACTTAAAAGCCTTTTTATTTGACGACGGCTGGGATGATAATAAGAGCTTGTGGCAGTTTAATCCCGGTTTCCCCAAGGGCTTTACAGAACTAAAGAAAGCGGCTGCAAGCTATCAGGCAGGAATCGGAGTATGGATTTCACCCTGGGGCGGATATGACGAGGCAAAGGAGCAGCGCCTGAATTATGGGAAACAGCAAAACCCGCCTTTTGAGACCAATGCAAACGGATTTTCATTGTCGGGCCCTGTTTACAACAAGCGTTTCAATGCAGTCACCAGTAACTTTATAAAAGAGTACAATGTTTCCATGTTCAAGTTTGACGGGGTAGGGGCAGGAAACGGCGCCAGCGGGGCGAGTATTACCTATCAGAAGGATATCGAGTCGTTCCTAAATTTGATCAGCGGGATGCGGAAAACAAAACCCGACCTGTACTTTAGTCTGACAGTAGGTACCTGGCCCTCGGTATACTGGCTGAATTACGGCGACGCTATATGGCGTGCCGGTGAAGATACCGGTTTGAGTGGCAGGGGGACGAAACGCCAGCAGTGGATCAATTACCGGGATGCACAAACCTATAAGAACGTAGTAAAAAGAGCTCCCCTTTATCCTCTAAACTCCCTCATGAACCACGGGATATGTATTGCCGACAACGGACTCCCCGGTGGACTGGAAACGGACAATCAGAATGTCGAAGATGAGATCTGGTCGTTTTTTGGAACCGGTACCAGTCTCCAGGAACTTTATATAAACCCACATAAACTAGACAGCAAAGCCTGGGACTGTCTTCGCGATGCGGCCAGCTGGGCGAAAGCAAATGAGCAGGTCCTGGCTGATGTTCACTGGGCTGGAGGCGACCCTGACAAGGAAGAAGTGTACGGCTTTGCAGCCTGGCGTGATCAAAAGGGGGTGTTAACCTTAAGAAATCCTTCTCCTGTTGAGAAAAGCTTTACCGTTAATGTGAGGCAGCTGTTTGAAATACCCGGGGGATTAGGTGACAGTTATAGTTTTTATGACGCCAGGTTGCCCGGTGGGGATAAATTATTCTCAGGAAGAACGGCCGTGATTAAATTGAAGCCCTTTGAAGTGAAAGTAATGAATGCCATGGCGGACTGA
- a CDS encoding acyltransferase family protein → MAHYSGKRLLSLDVMRGLIMVLLAAESCMVYTSLQQLEPAGIGGVLVDQFFHHPWHGLRFWDLVQPAFMFMAGAALYMSWSGKSVRGITWKGNLKHILIRCLRLFIFGTALHCVYAGKLVWELWNVLTQLSVTTLVAYMIIRKPFAWQMVFSAVLLVLTDLLYRMILMPGFDQPFTEHHNFGAYMDTLLMGKINGDGWVAINFIPTAAHTIWGVLAGKLLASGISAEKKISYLFIAGSVCLVAGYALDLSSVTPIIKRISTSSFVLASGGWVLLMMAFLYWLNDIKDWNKCAWLFTVVGMNALFIYLFFETVGMQWFNGFVGIFIKGFLGFAGTPEKISAIISSLVTLFAEWYLCFWLYKRKIFFKI, encoded by the coding sequence ATGGCACATTATTCGGGAAAGAGGCTTCTCTCACTTGATGTGATGAGAGGCCTGATTATGGTCCTGCTAGCTGCAGAGAGTTGTATGGTATACACCTCTTTGCAGCAGCTTGAGCCTGCTGGCATCGGCGGGGTCCTTGTGGATCAGTTTTTTCATCATCCCTGGCATGGCCTGCGTTTTTGGGACCTTGTACAGCCGGCTTTCATGTTTATGGCAGGGGCAGCGCTCTATATGTCGTGGTCGGGTAAATCGGTCAGAGGAATTACCTGGAAGGGAAACCTGAAGCATATCCTTATAAGATGCCTCCGTCTGTTCATCTTTGGTACGGCACTGCATTGTGTGTACGCGGGGAAACTTGTTTGGGAACTCTGGAATGTGCTGACGCAGTTGTCTGTGACCACATTGGTCGCTTATATGATCATCAGGAAGCCGTTTGCCTGGCAAATGGTATTCTCGGCCGTTCTGCTGGTATTGACCGACCTGTTATACCGGATGATACTGATGCCGGGATTTGATCAGCCTTTTACTGAGCATCACAACTTTGGCGCTTACATGGACACCCTGCTGATGGGCAAGATCAACGGAGACGGATGGGTGGCCATTAACTTTATTCCTACGGCGGCTCACACCATCTGGGGTGTTCTTGCGGGGAAGTTACTGGCTTCGGGGATTTCTGCTGAGAAGAAAATAAGCTATCTGTTTATTGCAGGTAGCGTATGTTTAGTAGCGGGTTACGCACTCGATCTTTCATCTGTTACACCTATCATCAAACGGATAAGTACCAGTTCTTTTGTATTGGCTTCAGGCGGATGGGTATTACTTATGATGGCCTTTTTGTATTGGCTTAATGATATCAAAGACTGGAATAAGTGTGCCTGGTTGTTTACGGTGGTTGGGATGAATGCACTGTTTATTTACCTGTTCTTTGAGACCGTGGGAATGCAGTGGTTCAACGGCTTCGTTGGCATATTTATCAAGGGATTTCTCGGCTTTGCCGGCACACCCGAAAAGATAAGCGCTATCATCTCGTCGCTGGTCACTCTTTTTGCAGAGTGGTATCTCTGTTTCTGGCTGTATAAGAGAAAGATCTTTTTTAAGATTTAG
- a CDS encoding RNA polymerase sigma factor: protein MHKETDKFLLLRMQEDSSEAFDALYEKYWEKVYAAAFKRLNDPGYAKDITQDIFLQLWSRRKELVIDNLPAYLFTAVRNNVYKWMEREGKYTSIPDLLLQFEMSKDNADAVVLHKEFLRAYEALLGTLTSSQQVIFQMRFHQDLPTDEIAERLNVSRKTVQNQLGRSIALLRESFMLICLLSLALCCRL from the coding sequence ATGCATAAGGAAACTGATAAGTTTTTATTGTTAAGGATGCAGGAAGACAGTTCCGAAGCTTTTGATGCGTTATATGAAAAGTATTGGGAGAAGGTTTACGCCGCTGCATTTAAAAGACTTAACGATCCCGGTTATGCAAAGGATATCACCCAGGATATTTTTTTGCAGTTGTGGTCGAGGAGAAAAGAGCTTGTAATTGACAACCTACCTGCCTACCTCTTTACCGCTGTACGTAATAACGTGTACAAATGGATGGAAAGGGAAGGCAAATATACTTCCATTCCCGATCTTTTGCTTCAGTTTGAAATGTCGAAAGACAATGCCGACGCAGTGGTACTTCACAAAGAGTTTCTCAGAGCTTATGAAGCACTTCTCGGCACCCTGACATCTTCGCAACAGGTTATTTTTCAAATGCGCTTTCACCAGGATCTTCCTACAGACGAAATCGCAGAACGGTTAAATGTCTCACGTAAAACCGTTCAAAACCAATTAGGCAGGAGTATCGCGCTACTGCGTGAGTCCTTTATGCTGATATGCCTTTTATCTTTAGCATTATGTTGCAGGTTGTGA